A genomic region of Scomber japonicus isolate fScoJap1 chromosome 5, fScoJap1.pri, whole genome shotgun sequence contains the following coding sequences:
- the ces3 gene encoding carboxylesterase 3, which yields MRTALFFVYLLSVLTAIAQAAPAGSGNPVVSLTNGQIRGEYVTVKGTERLVKQYLGIPFARPPVGPLRLAAPQDAEPWEGERDGTRQPPMCIQDPEIVVNVSKTMSMQYTPPELSEDCLYLNVYTRAEAARGDKLPVMVWIHGGGLTMGAASQYDGSPLAAYENIVMVVIQYRLGILGFLSTGDEHARGNWGLLDQLAALRWVQSNIEVFGGDPQTVTIAGESAGGISASILTLSPQAKGLFQRAIFQSGVATLGTYTTSHPLGYAKVVANLTGCDRSTTEELVQCMKGKSKDELVDATKKLKLYLGAAVDGVFLTDTAEELLKRKEVLKVPVMMGITNHEFGWILPQSFAPPGWENGMNRESVLPVINMFNPAGASSANVLIADEYLKDAKTPEEIRDGFTEIMGDLLMTLSVVKVAGYHADAGVPVYMYEFVHRADIHKDSRPSFVKADHADDVGFMFGGCFWNGNIKIIGTITKDDETVCRTMMSYWANFARTGSPDGPGLVSWPQYDRQNQKYMELGLTQTVSEKLREDRVNFVTVTLPQKLQQLAAN from the exons CAGGCAGCGGCAACCCTGTGGTCTCTCTGACAAATGGCCAAATCAGAGGAGAATATGTGACAGTGAAAGGCACAGAGAGGTTGGTGAAGCAATATCTGGGAATCCCCTTTGCCCGTCCCCCCGTGGGGCCCCTCCGCCTCGCAGCTCCTCAGGATGCAGAGCCCTGGGAGGGGGAGCGAGATGGCACACGACAGCCCCCCAT gtgtatCCAGGATCCAGAAATAGTTGTGAATGTTTCTAAGACCATGTCAATGCAGTACACCCCACCAGAGCTTTCAGAGGACTGTCTGTATCTGAACGTATACACTCGAGCTGAAGCGGCAAGAGGAGACAAGTTGCCG GTGATGGTATGGATCCATGGGGGAGGTCTGACCATGGGTGCAGCCTCTCAATACGACGGCTCTCCGTTGGCTGCTTATGAAAACATAGTGATGGTTGTTATTCAGTATCGACTTGGCATTCTGGGATTCCTAAG CACTGGAGATGAACATGCTCGGGGCAACTGGGGTTTGTTGGATCAGCTGGCAGCTCTGAGATGGGTACAGTCAAATATTGAGGTGTTCGGTGGAGACCCACAAACTGTCACTATTGCTGGAGAATCTGCAGGAGGCATCAGTGCATCCATACTG actctgtctccacaaGCCAAAGGATTGTTTCAGAGGGCAATTTTTCAAAGTGGAGTAGCAACACTTGGGACCTACACTACAAGCCACCCTCTGGGCTATGCTAAG GTTGTGGCCAACCTGACTGGATGTGACCGCAGCACCACAGAGGAACTGGTCCAGTGCATGAAAGGAAAAAGTAAAGATGAGTTAGTGGATGCAACCAAAAAG CTGAAACTTTACCTGGGAGCAGCGGTGGATGGTGTGTTCCTGACCGATACCGCCGAGGAGCTTCTCAAGAGGAAAGAAGTGCTGAAGGTTCCGGTGATGATGGGAATAACCAACCATGAGTTTGGATGGATCCTGCCTCAG AGTTTTGCCCCTCCTGGCTGGGAGAACGGAATGAACAGAGAGTCTGTGCTGCCAGTGATCAACATGTTCAATCCTGCAGGG GCCTCCTCTGCTAACGTCCTCATCGCAGATGAATACCTGAAAGATGCCAAAACTCCAGAGGAGATCAGAGACGGATTCACTGAAATCATGGGAGACCTGCTGATGACGCTGTCTGTTGTCAAGGTGGCTGGTTACCATGCAG ATGCGGGTGTTCCAGTTTACATGTATGAGTTTGTACATCGTGCTGATATACACAAAGACAGTAGACCCAGCTTTGTGAAGGCAGATCATGCAGATGACGTCGGCTTCATGTTTGGTGGATGTTTCTGGAACGGAAATATAAAAATCATTG GCACCATTACCAAGGACGATGAGACGGTTTGTAGGACTATGATGTCATACTGGGCCAACTTTGCCCGTACTGG CTCTCCCGATGGTCCTGGGCTGGTCAGCTGGCCTCAGTACGACAGGCAGAATCAGAAGTACATGGAGCTGGGCCTGACGCAGACTGTGAGTGAGAAACTGAGAGAGGACAGAGTCAATTTCGTTACAGTTACCCTCCCTCAGAAGCTGCAACAGCTAGCAGCAAACTGA